The following proteins are encoded in a genomic region of Maribacter hydrothermalis:
- a CDS encoding nucleoside phosphorylase codes for MQLRPAELIINEDGSIYHLNLLPEDIATTIITVGDPDRVNQVSSYFDSIEVKKGKREFLTHTGHLNGKRISVISTGIGTDNIDIVINELDALVNIDFKTRALKKKHTSLKIVRIGTSGAIQNDIPVDSFLMSEYVMGFDGLLHFYEHDKINFPKIEDAFIAHTSWDSFKARPYVLSYSKSLGNIFKNNRIRLGFTATNTGFYGPQQRQLRLKPSQMELMEKLSTFSYEGNSLTNLEMETSGIYALSQLLGHEAVSMNCILANRANGEFSKDPVKSVDKLINFCLERLT; via the coding sequence ATGCAATTAAGGCCTGCAGAGCTTATAATAAATGAAGACGGTAGTATATATCATCTTAATTTACTTCCTGAAGATATTGCTACTACAATAATTACCGTTGGCGACCCAGATAGGGTAAATCAGGTTTCTAGCTATTTTGATAGTATAGAGGTAAAAAAGGGAAAAAGAGAGTTCCTAACTCATACTGGACACTTAAATGGCAAGAGGATTTCTGTTATATCAACAGGTATCGGTACTGACAATATAGATATTGTAATTAATGAACTAGATGCCTTGGTCAATATTGATTTTAAAACTAGGGCTTTAAAAAAGAAACATACTTCTTTAAAGATTGTTAGAATTGGTACTAGTGGCGCTATACAGAATGATATTCCCGTAGATTCTTTTTTAATGAGTGAATATGTAATGGGTTTCGATGGTCTTTTGCACTTCTATGAACACGACAAAATTAATTTTCCAAAAATTGAAGATGCTTTTATAGCACATACCTCATGGGATTCATTTAAAGCACGACCATATGTGCTTTCTTACTCTAAAAGTTTAGGCAATATCTTTAAGAACAATCGTATACGATTAGGGTTTACCGCAACTAATACAGGCTTTTACGGACCACAACAGCGCCAATTACGACTTAAACCAAGTCAAATGGAGTTGATGGAAAAATTATCAACGTTTAGTTACGAAGGAAACTCATTAACAAATTTGGAAATGGAAACATCTGGCATTTATGCACTTTCGCAACTGCTGGGACATGAAGCTGTTTCTATGAATTGTATTTTGGCCAATAGAGCTAACGGAGAATTTTCAAAAGATCCCGTAAAATCTGTAGACAAATTAATTAATTTCTGTTTAGAACGGTTAACCTAA
- a CDS encoding substrate-binding domain-containing protein gives MKTVKIIGVPEHFNLPWHLAIEEGAFEERGINLEWTEVPEGTGRMCELLNKGETDLAIILTEGIIKSITEGNKVKIIQEYIASPLLWGIHVDANSTYTALDELENTTAAISRFGSGSHLMAYVQAKKMGWDTEKLKFNVVNNLDGAVEGLATGNADYFMWERFTTKPLVDSGIFRHIGNCPTPWPCFVLVGTDMFLSENKNLITHILEVINTYTTEFKQIPRIDSTLSNRYHQKLKDIQEWLEITEWSQKQLPNNTLIKVQETLQDLSLIDNTISTSDILM, from the coding sequence ATGAAAACCGTTAAGATTATTGGAGTACCCGAACATTTTAATTTACCATGGCATTTAGCAATTGAGGAAGGTGCTTTTGAAGAAAGAGGAATTAATTTAGAATGGACAGAAGTTCCTGAGGGCACAGGGAGAATGTGTGAACTATTGAACAAGGGCGAAACCGATTTAGCAATAATACTAACAGAAGGTATTATTAAAAGCATTACAGAAGGTAATAAAGTAAAAATTATACAGGAATATATAGCTTCACCTCTGCTTTGGGGAATACATGTAGATGCAAATAGCACGTATACGGCTTTAGACGAATTAGAAAATACTACGGCTGCCATAAGCAGATTTGGTAGCGGGAGTCATCTGATGGCGTATGTACAGGCAAAAAAAATGGGCTGGGATACTGAAAAGTTGAAATTTAATGTAGTTAACAATCTAGATGGTGCTGTGGAAGGTTTAGCGACTGGTAATGCTGATTATTTTATGTGGGAACGATTTACTACCAAACCTTTGGTCGATAGCGGTATTTTTAGACATATCGGGAATTGCCCCACCCCTTGGCCGTGTTTTGTATTAGTTGGAACAGATATGTTTTTATCGGAAAATAAAAATTTAATCACGCATATTCTAGAGGTTATAAATACCTACACAACAGAGTTTAAGCAAATTCCAAGAATAGATTCTACCTTATCAAATCGGTATCATCAAAAGTTAAAAGATATCCAAGAATGGCTGGAAATTACCGAATGGAGTCAAAAACAATTACCAAATAATACTTTAATAAAAGTCCAAGAAACACTGCAGGATTTAAGCTTAATTGATAATACTATTTCTACATCAGATATTTTAATGTAA
- a CDS encoding response regulator, with the protein MNNLERLNTILLVDDDEASNFLHSIFINKLDLDVNINSALNGQEAIEFILGKGQEELELPCMVMLDLRMPIMDGWQFMKAYEELVPKKLKDQITIVLVTISDNKEDKERAIANEYIADFSQKPLSDATFKALIHKHYNLATT; encoded by the coding sequence ATGAATAATTTAGAGAGACTAAATACCATATTATTGGTAGATGATGATGAGGCTAGTAACTTCTTACATTCTATTTTCATTAATAAGTTAGATTTAGATGTAAATATTAATTCAGCTCTTAATGGCCAAGAGGCTATTGAATTTATTCTTGGGAAAGGCCAAGAGGAATTGGAATTGCCATGTATGGTAATGCTCGATTTAAGAATGCCAATTATGGATGGATGGCAATTTATGAAGGCATATGAAGAACTCGTTCCAAAAAAGCTTAAAGACCAAATAACCATTGTTTTGGTCACTATTAGTGATAATAAAGAAGATAAGGAGCGAGCAATTGCCAATGAATATATTGCGGATTTCTCGCAAAAACCGCTATCAGATGCGACTTTTAAGGCTCTAATTCACAAACATTATAATTTGGCTACCACTTAA
- a CDS encoding DUF1835 domain-containing protein, with protein sequence MSSLLHITNGDVLTERLKKLNLSGDVITWREMLCEGQTLPTVGTESFWKARFEFLHKNYKVSKSWFIEKTLKEYRSLCSHKQQDHIILWFEYDLFCQINMLAVISWLLTHRKYAQISLVCSGKEDDTDQMYSLNDLTDEQLLRLYENKKELTQDDAEYADYVWQLYCSNNPIRLENVTDFKDYQFDYLGEAVKSHLKRFPSIANGLNNMENNILQLAVDKKPKSKAEYMDILLKNQSNLGFTDTQYDRALTRLKPLITSLNPVRISKKGKEILEGKTSYYSCIQQNDVYLGGALKYNFLFNTESNRILKL encoded by the coding sequence ATGAGTTCTCTCTTGCACATTACCAACGGAGATGTTTTAACCGAACGTCTTAAAAAATTAAATTTATCAGGTGACGTTATTACATGGCGCGAAATGTTATGCGAAGGTCAGACGTTACCAACCGTAGGAACTGAATCTTTCTGGAAAGCTAGATTTGAATTTTTACATAAAAACTACAAAGTTTCAAAATCTTGGTTTATAGAAAAGACGTTAAAGGAATACAGGTCTTTGTGCAGCCACAAGCAGCAAGACCATATAATATTATGGTTTGAGTATGACCTTTTTTGCCAAATAAATATGCTTGCGGTAATAAGTTGGCTATTGACCCATAGAAAATACGCCCAAATATCGCTAGTCTGTAGCGGTAAAGAAGATGATACAGATCAAATGTATAGTTTAAATGATCTTACTGATGAACAATTATTACGTCTTTATGAAAACAAAAAAGAGTTAACGCAAGATGATGCCGAGTATGCAGATTATGTTTGGCAGTTATATTGTAGCAACAACCCTATTCGCCTAGAAAATGTAACCGATTTCAAAGACTACCAATTTGATTATTTAGGTGAAGCCGTAAAATCTCACCTAAAACGATTTCCTAGTATTGCTAACGGTCTTAATAATATGGAAAATAACATTCTGCAATTGGCTGTAGACAAAAAGCCTAAATCAAAAGCAGAATACATGGATATTCTCCTTAAAAATCAAAGTAATCTAGGTTTTACGGATACACAATACGATCGTGCTTTAACTCGCTTAAAGCCATTGATTACAAGTTTAAATCCTGTGCGTATTTCTAAAAAAGGTAAAGAAATATTAGAAGGTAAAACTAGCTACTATTCTTGCATTCAACAAAATGATGTGTATTTAGGTGGTGCATTAAAATATAATTTCTTATTTAATACAGAATCTAACCGAATTTTAAAATTATAG
- a CDS encoding uracil-DNA glycosylase, which yields MKNNIPDNWKSVLQKDLDRPYFQELLQFIQTEYKEYTCYPPVSSIFSAFKYCSFNETKVVIIGQDPYHNMGQANGLCFSVKDGIKHPPSLVNIFKEIENDLNIPYPESGNLEKWAKQGVLLLNATLTVREHRPGSHQNKGWEKFTDSVIMKLSEEKSDIIFMLWGGFAKKKAKLIDARKHHILTSGHPSPLSANRGYWFGNKHFSNCNKILTEIGNKSVVW from the coding sequence ATGAAAAATAATATACCTGATAATTGGAAATCGGTATTGCAGAAAGATTTGGATAGGCCTTATTTTCAAGAACTTCTTCAATTTATACAAACGGAATATAAGGAATACACATGTTATCCACCGGTATCTTCTATTTTTTCAGCTTTTAAGTATTGTTCCTTTAATGAAACAAAAGTTGTTATTATTGGACAAGATCCCTATCATAATATGGGACAAGCCAATGGTTTATGTTTTTCAGTAAAAGATGGTATAAAACATCCACCTTCATTAGTGAATATTTTTAAAGAAATCGAAAATGATTTAAATATACCATACCCAGAAAGTGGGAATTTAGAAAAATGGGCAAAACAAGGGGTGTTATTACTAAATGCCACGCTAACCGTTAGGGAACATCGGCCTGGTAGCCATCAGAATAAAGGGTGGGAAAAATTTACCGATTCAGTTATCATGAAATTATCTGAAGAGAAATCCGATATTATATTCATGTTATGGGGTGGCTTCGCCAAGAAAAAAGCTAAATTAATAGATGCAAGAAAGCATCATATTTTGACTTCAGGGCATCCTTCACCCTTAAGTGCCAATCGTGGGTATTGGTTTGGGAATAAACATTTTTCGAATTGTAATAAAATATTGACTGAAATAGGCAATAAATCTGTTGTTTGGTAA
- a CDS encoding translation initiation factor, whose amino-acid sequence MDLKDQLKNLFPDHEPEDTPDEKEPKSKIWLQEEPIICKYEKRKGNPITILEGYTGADEDFKKLAKELKTKLSVGGSFKDDKIIIQGDYRDKIMTLLKDKGFNVKRVGG is encoded by the coding sequence ATGGATTTAAAAGACCAATTAAAAAATTTATTTCCCGATCACGAACCAGAGGATACTCCGGATGAAAAAGAACCGAAGAGTAAAATTTGGCTACAAGAGGAACCTATTATTTGTAAATACGAAAAACGAAAAGGTAATCCCATAACGATCTTAGAAGGGTATACTGGTGCTGATGAAGATTTTAAGAAATTGGCGAAAGAATTAAAGACAAAATTGAGCGTTGGTGGGAGTTTTAAAGACGATAAAATTATAATTCAAGGCGATTATAGAGATAAAATAATGACCCTCCTAAAAGACAAAGGATTTAATGTAAAACGCGTAGGTGGATAA